Proteins from a single region of Salinigranum halophilum:
- a CDS encoding TIGR00725 family protein, producing the protein MRVSVVGGSDVDTATRDVARRLGRRLAERGHTVVCGGLGGVMTAVCDGAVEAGGHTIGILPGKRVDEANEFVQTAIATGLGHARNPLVVMNGDAVVAVAGSGGTLSEIGFAFVFDRPVAGLRTHAVEGVHACETPREAVDYVERQVTRRE; encoded by the coding sequence ATGCGCGTGAGCGTCGTCGGCGGGAGCGACGTCGATACCGCGACGAGAGACGTCGCCAGGAGGCTCGGCCGCCGTCTCGCCGAACGCGGACACACGGTCGTCTGTGGCGGGCTCGGGGGCGTCATGACGGCCGTCTGTGACGGTGCCGTCGAGGCCGGCGGGCACACCATCGGGATACTCCCCGGCAAACGGGTCGACGAGGCGAACGAGTTCGTCCAGACGGCGATTGCGACGGGGCTCGGCCACGCGCGCAACCCGCTCGTCGTGATGAACGGCGACGCCGTCGTCGCCGTCGCCGGGAGCGGCGGCACCCTCTCGGAGATCGGGTTCGCGTTCGTCTTCGACCGACCCGTCGCCGGGCTTCGAACGCACGCGGTCGAGGGCGTCCACGCCTGTGAGACACCCCGTGAGGCGGTCGACTACGTGGAGCGACAGGTGACCCGGCGCGAGTGA
- a CDS encoding SAM-dependent methyltransferase: MQCDPIGTVSTPFETTSDAPSQGCHGDAEGVVRVDEAYAAGLSGFDADTVVVVWWADRADRSVLTLDRDPARGVFTSRSPARPNPVCLTECRVTDVDVESRTLRLRGVDMADGSPVIDLKASLADRHE, from the coding sequence ATGCAGTGTGACCCCATCGGCACGGTGTCGACGCCGTTCGAGACGACCAGCGACGCCCCCTCGCAGGGGTGTCACGGCGACGCGGAGGGCGTCGTCCGCGTCGACGAGGCGTACGCCGCGGGCCTGTCGGGGTTCGACGCCGACACCGTCGTGGTCGTCTGGTGGGCCGACCGCGCGGACCGCTCGGTGCTGACGCTCGACCGCGACCCCGCTCGCGGCGTGTTCACCTCCCGGTCGCCCGCGCGTCCGAACCCGGTCTGTCTCACCGAGTGTCGCGTGACCGACGTCGACGTCGAGTCGCGGACGCTCCGGCTCCGCGGCGTCGACATGGCCGACGGCTCGCCGGTCATCGACCTGAAAGCCTCGCTCGCCGACCGACACGAGTGA
- the dph2 gene encoding diphthamide biosynthesis enzyme Dph2 — MSNDAYSEGDLRKTGMALKHDREWDYELDRIVDAIEERDATTVGLQFPEGLKRRAPAVADDLRALTDGVTFMISGQPCYGACDLDTFLMRRSDVFVHFGHSPMKESDKIIYVPLFSNVDPFPILEDAVDELDEGEVGLVTTAQHMNRFGEMVEWLEDRGYEVQTRRGDERLTHEGQVLGCNYASADIPADQVLYVGGGKFHPLGLAMEHPDKNVVIADPVNNVVTIADTEKFLKQRFGAVHRAMDAQTWGVIFCTKIGQGRWEQAEQILSENDDAYLVTMDEVTPDRLRNFDFDAFVNTGCPRITTDDGPRFHKPMLTPGEYEIAVGNKPLEELSFDTFHGTW, encoded by the coding sequence ATGAGCAACGACGCCTACTCCGAGGGCGACCTCCGGAAGACGGGGATGGCCCTGAAGCACGACCGGGAGTGGGATTACGAACTCGACCGCATCGTCGACGCCATCGAAGAGCGCGACGCGACGACGGTCGGGCTCCAGTTCCCCGAAGGCCTCAAGCGCCGGGCTCCGGCCGTCGCCGACGACCTCCGCGCGCTCACCGACGGCGTGACGTTCATGATCTCGGGCCAGCCGTGTTACGGTGCCTGCGACCTCGACACCTTCTTGATGCGCCGCTCGGACGTCTTCGTCCACTTCGGCCACTCGCCGATGAAGGAGTCGGACAAGATCATCTACGTCCCCCTGTTCTCGAACGTCGACCCCTTCCCCATCCTCGAAGACGCCGTCGACGAACTCGACGAGGGGGAGGTCGGCCTCGTCACGACGGCCCAGCACATGAACCGCTTCGGCGAGATGGTCGAGTGGCTCGAAGACCGCGGCTACGAGGTCCAGACGCGGAGGGGAGACGAGCGGCTCACCCACGAAGGGCAGGTCCTCGGCTGCAACTACGCCTCCGCAGACATCCCCGCGGACCAGGTCCTGTACGTGGGAGGCGGGAAGTTCCACCCCCTCGGGCTGGCGATGGAACACCCCGACAAGAACGTCGTCATCGCCGACCCCGTCAACAACGTCGTCACCATCGCCGACACGGAGAAGTTCTTGAAACAGCGCTTCGGCGCGGTGCACCGCGCGATGGACGCCCAGACGTGGGGCGTCATCTTCTGTACGAAGATCGGCCAGGGCCGGTGGGAGCAGGCGGAGCAGATCCTCTCGGAGAACGACGACGCTTACCTCGTGACGATGGACGAGGTGACGCCCGACCGCCTCCGCAACTTCGACTTCGACGCGTTCGTCAACACCGGCTGTCCACGCATCACGACCGACGACGGCCCCCGCTTTCACAAGCCGATGCTCACCCCCGGCGAGTACGAGATCGCCGTCGGCAACAAACCGCTCGAAGAACTCTCCTTCGACACCTTCCACGGCACCTGGTAA
- a CDS encoding alpha/beta hydrolase codes for MSGQTLDVELPLEYVYRPPAEAVGDDTLVVVLHGRGADETDLLPVADHLPPAHVLSLRAPARLMGGYTWYELDMPDGDLHRSQPHAGDFRRSLDHAAETAATASEALDVDTVGLLGFSQGSITSTGLLVESPASYDWVVGLHGYLAASHAESEADLDDTPVFLGAGRADQVIPESRVAAAADRLREMGAAVTYEAYDTGHGIAQEELADVVAFVETQ; via the coding sequence ATGTCAGGACAGACGCTCGACGTCGAACTCCCCCTCGAGTACGTCTATCGGCCGCCAGCCGAGGCTGTCGGCGACGACACGCTCGTCGTCGTCCTCCACGGCAGGGGTGCCGACGAGACCGACCTCCTCCCTGTCGCCGACCACCTCCCGCCGGCGCACGTGCTGAGTCTCCGCGCGCCCGCCCGACTCATGGGTGGGTACACGTGGTACGAACTCGATATGCCCGACGGCGACCTCCACCGGAGCCAACCCCACGCCGGGGACTTCCGCCGGAGTCTCGACCACGCCGCGGAGACGGCCGCGACGGCGAGCGAGGCGCTCGACGTCGACACCGTCGGTCTTCTCGGGTTCTCACAGGGCTCGATTACGAGCACAGGGCTCCTCGTCGAATCACCCGCCAGCTACGACTGGGTCGTCGGCCTCCACGGCTATCTGGCCGCATCTCACGCCGAATCCGAGGCGGACCTCGATGACACCCCGGTGTTCCTCGGGGCGGGGCGTGCCGACCAGGTCATCCCCGAATCGCGCGTCGCCGCGGCCGCGGACCGACTGCGGGAGATGGGCGCGGCCGTCACCTACGAGGCGTACGATACCGGCCACGGAATCGCGCAGGAAGAACTCGCGGACGTGGTCGCGTTCGTCGAGACGCAGTGA
- a CDS encoding YlbF family regulator, protein MSVETTSLEQMGRDLGAAIAETDEYQRFEEAKQAVEADDEAQAHIREFNQLREEFMFARQTGNATEDGMQKLQSKQQELHSLPVMSEYLEAQSELQSRLETVNEAISDPLAVDFGGEAGGCCQD, encoded by the coding sequence ATGAGTGTCGAGACGACGAGCCTCGAGCAGATGGGTCGTGACCTCGGTGCGGCTATCGCCGAGACCGACGAGTACCAGCGCTTCGAGGAGGCGAAGCAGGCCGTCGAGGCCGACGACGAGGCCCAGGCGCACATCCGCGAGTTCAATCAACTCCGCGAGGAGTTCATGTTCGCCCGACAGACCGGGAACGCGACGGAAGACGGGATGCAGAAGCTCCAGTCCAAGCAGCAGGAACTTCACAGTCTCCCGGTGATGAGCGAGTACCTCGAGGCGCAGTCGGAGCTCCAGTCACGGCTCGAAACCGTGAACGAAGCCATCTCCGACCCGCTCGCGGTCGACTTCGGTGGCGAGGCCGGCGGCTGCTGTCAGGACTGA
- a CDS encoding MinD/ParA family ATP-binding protein has product MLAVAGGKGGCGKTTTALGVGRALDGETVVVDTDRDMPNLHAMAGVDREPMAGDDAAPQRVADGLSVLPAPSPTGSDATVTTILDRVANRTDARVVVDCPGGAGPDAAAPLAAATTVVLVSTACAPALRDATKTAAMARALGCRVAGVVLTRTRVAPPGVERLFDGPVLGTVPNATGAPLADERVRAAYAAVAAALSAPDRPTDGTATSGL; this is encoded by the coding sequence ATGCTCGCAGTCGCAGGTGGGAAGGGTGGATGTGGGAAGACGACCACGGCCCTCGGGGTCGGCCGTGCGCTCGACGGGGAGACTGTCGTCGTCGACACCGACCGGGACATGCCGAACCTCCACGCGATGGCAGGCGTCGACCGGGAGCCGATGGCCGGCGACGACGCGGCCCCCCAGCGTGTCGCCGACGGTCTCTCGGTACTCCCAGCGCCGTCACCGACGGGGAGCGACGCGACGGTGACGACGATACTCGACAGGGTCGCGAACCGAACGGACGCACGTGTCGTCGTGGACTGCCCGGGCGGTGCCGGACCGGACGCGGCCGCGCCCCTCGCCGCAGCGACCACCGTGGTCCTCGTCTCGACGGCGTGCGCACCCGCGCTGCGGGACGCGACGAAGACCGCAGCGATGGCTCGTGCGCTCGGCTGTCGAGTCGCGGGGGTCGTGTTGACCCGGACGCGCGTGGCACCTCCCGGAGTGGAGAGGCTCTTCGACGGTCCGGTGCTCGGCACGGTGCCGAACGCGACGGGGGCGCCGTTGGCGGACGAGCGCGTGCGGGCCGCGTACGCGGCGGTCGCCGCCGCACTCTCGGCACCGGACCGGCCCACGGACGGGACGGCGACCTCGGGCCTTTGA
- a CDS encoding RAD55 family ATPase, with the protein MPNRLPTGITVLDRQLDGGLPAGSIVFLGARPASQSELILYELTAARGTLYLTTARSVEAVRDALENSSVQTGNPTVRDVDGDGPVDQAHRLIRGLPDEANLIIDIVDVLEGVEPSRYRMFLNEVQTHMINTGGITVLHGMKTEHLPANRGLTKHMADIVFDLETTVKGSEIENRLAIPKFRGGRALDETIKLRLTEEVDVDTSRDIA; encoded by the coding sequence ATGCCGAACCGGCTTCCGACCGGAATCACCGTCCTCGACAGGCAACTCGACGGGGGGTTACCGGCAGGAAGCATCGTCTTTCTCGGAGCGCGACCCGCGAGCCAGTCGGAGCTCATCCTCTACGAGCTAACGGCCGCTCGGGGGACGCTCTACCTGACGACCGCCCGCTCGGTAGAGGCAGTCAGGGACGCGCTCGAGAACTCGTCGGTACAGACCGGGAACCCCACCGTGCGTGACGTCGACGGCGACGGTCCGGTGGACCAGGCCCACCGTCTCATTCGTGGGCTCCCGGACGAGGCGAACCTCATCATCGATATCGTCGACGTCCTCGAGGGGGTCGAACCCTCGCGCTACCGGATGTTCCTCAACGAGGTCCAGACACACATGATAAACACCGGCGGCATCACCGTCCTCCACGGCATGAAGACGGAGCACCTGCCGGCGAACCGGGGACTCACGAAGCACATGGCCGACATCGTCTTCGACCTCGAGACGACGGTCAAAGGCTCCGAGATAGAGAACCGACTGGCGATTCCGAAGTTCCGCGGGGGGCGCGCGCTCGACGAGACCATCAAACTGCGACTCACCGAGGAGGTCGACGTCGACACGAGCCGAGACATCGCGTGA
- a CDS encoding FKBP-type peptidyl-prolyl cis-trans isomerase: MTDDQQAESADELDAAEAEAAEDVDADAEGAEEESGLQQGDFVRLAYTMRTIPDDDDDEEGMVVDTTDAEVAEEADIDTDEYEFEPRIIILGEGHVFEAVDEALVGSEVGDAGTVTIPAAEAFGEVDEDEIRTVSASKIDEDDRYPGAQVQIDGEQGRIETIIGGRARVNFNHPLAGEDLEYDYEILEVIDDRTEKAKGLFGLYLQQTPDLWIQTDEVEEEVEVASDDGETPEESQATGEAGDDDEDAEPEYETETVEKETLYIEATPQMTMNQQWLFSKQQIAQDVMNRLDLDRVIVQETIDGMGGMMGGMGGMMGGMGGAAPEDIEEAMDDVDLDDVDVDADEIADELDADLDDE; this comes from the coding sequence ATGACCGATGACCAGCAGGCGGAGTCGGCAGACGAACTGGACGCCGCCGAAGCCGAGGCAGCGGAAGACGTCGACGCGGACGCCGAGGGTGCGGAGGAAGAAAGCGGCCTCCAGCAGGGCGATTTCGTCCGGCTCGCATACACCATGCGGACGATCCCCGACGATGACGACGACGAGGAGGGGATGGTCGTCGACACGACAGACGCCGAGGTGGCCGAAGAGGCCGACATCGACACCGACGAGTACGAGTTCGAGCCGAGAATCATCATCCTCGGCGAGGGTCACGTGTTCGAGGCCGTCGACGAGGCGCTCGTCGGGAGCGAAGTCGGCGACGCGGGCACCGTGACCATCCCCGCGGCCGAGGCGTTCGGCGAGGTCGACGAGGACGAGATTCGCACTGTCAGTGCCTCGAAGATCGACGAAGACGACCGCTACCCCGGTGCGCAGGTCCAGATCGACGGCGAGCAGGGCCGCATCGAGACCATCATCGGTGGCCGCGCGCGCGTCAACTTCAACCACCCACTCGCCGGTGAGGACCTCGAGTACGATTACGAGATCCTCGAAGTCATCGACGACCGCACCGAGAAGGCCAAGGGCCTGTTCGGGCTCTACCTCCAGCAGACGCCCGACCTCTGGATCCAGACCGACGAGGTCGAAGAGGAGGTCGAAGTCGCGTCCGACGACGGAGAGACTCCGGAGGAGTCTCAAGCAACCGGCGAAGCCGGTGACGACGACGAGGACGCAGAACCCGAGTACGAGACCGAGACGGTCGAGAAGGAGACGCTGTACATCGAGGCCACGCCGCAGATGACGATGAACCAGCAGTGGCTCTTCTCGAAGCAGCAGATCGCACAGGACGTCATGAACCGCCTCGACCTCGACCGCGTCATCGTCCAGGAGACCATCGACGGGATGGGCGGGATGATGGGCGGCATGGGTGGCATGATGGGCGGCATGGGCGGTGCCGCGCCCGAGGACATCGAAGAGGCCATGGACGACGTGGACCTCGACGACGTCGACGTCGACGCCGACGAAATCGCTGACGAACTCGACGCCGACCTCGACGACGAGTAA
- the cyaB gene encoding class IV adenylate cyclase: MYEVEVKLPADHAAVRARLADLDAESLGTVVQRDTYYDAPHRQFVETDEALRIRRVECEAGDEEARVTYKGPLVDSASKTRREHETGVADDETMDAILQALGFEPVAVVEKERARFRVGEYTITLDAVTDVGEYVEVETESADVETAREGAFELVERLGLDPDDQVRTSYLGLLLGAGDAGDGVPADRDGPDDS, from the coding sequence ATGTACGAAGTAGAGGTGAAGCTGCCCGCCGACCACGCGGCGGTCCGCGCGCGACTCGCCGACCTCGACGCGGAGTCGCTGGGAACCGTCGTCCAGCGCGACACCTACTACGACGCACCACACCGACAGTTCGTCGAGACGGACGAGGCGCTCCGAATCCGCCGGGTCGAGTGCGAAGCCGGCGACGAGGAGGCCCGCGTCACCTACAAGGGCCCGCTGGTCGACAGCGCGTCCAAGACGCGCCGGGAGCACGAGACGGGCGTGGCGGACGACGAGACGATGGACGCCATCCTCCAGGCGCTCGGCTTCGAGCCCGTGGCCGTCGTCGAGAAGGAGCGCGCACGCTTTCGCGTCGGCGAGTACACCATCACACTCGACGCCGTGACCGACGTCGGCGAGTACGTCGAGGTCGAGACCGAATCGGCGGACGTCGAAACGGCGCGCGAGGGTGCTTTCGAACTCGTCGAAAGGCTCGGGCTCGACCCCGACGACCAGGTCAGGACCTCGTATCTCGGCTTGCTACTCGGTGCGGGCGACGCGGGTGACGGAGTCCCTGCCGACCGCGACGGGCCCGATGATTCCTGA
- a CDS encoding methionine adenosyltransferase: MTERNIQIESVGRLAVEDQGVEIVERKGLGHPDSICDGIAESVSRALSNLYLDRVGHVLHYNTDETQLVAGSAAPAFGGGEMLEPVYVLIVGRATKHYVTENGTEHNLPVDSVALEAARDYLHETIPELEIGTDIVVDVRLGEGSGDLKDVFGEDGQVPMANDTSFGVGHAPLTETERIVLEAEQALNGRYADKNPEIGPDIKIMGKREGDRIDLTVAVAMVDAYLEDMAAYERAVDDVQAFVTELATEYTDRDVHVEVNTADDYDEGAIYLTTTGTSAEMGDDGSVGRGNRSNGLITPNRPMSMEATSGKNPVNHIGKIYNLLSTEIAHTVVAEVDGIRDLRVRLLSQIGRPIDQPHVADVELVTEAGVEVGDIESDVAAIVDRELAAVTGITERVIDGELRTF, encoded by the coding sequence ATGACCGAGCGGAACATCCAGATCGAGTCGGTCGGCCGACTCGCCGTGGAGGACCAGGGGGTAGAGATCGTCGAGCGGAAGGGGTTGGGTCATCCCGACTCCATCTGTGACGGCATCGCCGAGAGCGTCTCCCGGGCCCTCTCGAACCTCTATCTCGACCGCGTGGGTCACGTCCTCCACTACAACACCGACGAGACCCAGCTGGTGGCCGGCTCCGCGGCACCCGCGTTCGGTGGCGGCGAGATGCTCGAACCCGTCTACGTGCTCATCGTCGGGCGGGCGACGAAACACTACGTCACCGAGAACGGCACCGAACACAACCTGCCGGTCGACTCCGTGGCCCTCGAAGCCGCCCGTGACTACCTCCACGAGACCATCCCCGAACTCGAAATCGGGACGGACATCGTCGTCGACGTCCGCCTCGGCGAGGGGTCGGGCGACCTCAAGGACGTCTTCGGCGAGGACGGCCAGGTCCCGATGGCGAACGACACGAGCTTCGGTGTCGGACACGCGCCGCTGACCGAGACCGAGCGTATCGTACTCGAGGCCGAACAGGCGCTCAACGGCCGGTACGCCGACAAGAACCCCGAAATCGGACCCGACATCAAGATCATGGGCAAGCGCGAGGGCGACCGCATCGACCTCACCGTCGCCGTCGCGATGGTCGACGCCTACCTCGAGGACATGGCCGCCTACGAGCGGGCGGTCGACGACGTCCAGGCGTTCGTCACGGAACTCGCCACCGAGTACACCGACCGCGACGTCCACGTCGAGGTGAACACCGCCGACGACTACGACGAGGGCGCGATCTATCTCACGACGACGGGCACCTCGGCCGAGATGGGCGACGACGGGTCGGTGGGCCGGGGGAACCGCTCGAACGGGCTCATCACCCCGAACCGCCCGATGTCGATGGAGGCCACCTCGGGGAAGAACCCGGTGAACCACATCGGGAAGATCTACAACCTCCTCTCGACGGAGATCGCCCACACGGTCGTCGCGGAGGTCGACGGCATCCGCGACCTTCGGGTCCGGCTCCTGAGTCAGATCGGCCGCCCCATCGACCAGCCACACGTCGCCGACGTCGAACTCGTCACCGAAGCGGGCGTCGAGGTCGGCGACATCGAGTCGGACGTGGCGGCCATCGTCGACCGGGAACTCGCTGCGGTCACCGGGATCACGGAGCGGGTCATCGACGGCGAACTCCGGACGTTCTGA
- the ppk1 gene encoding polyphosphate kinase 1, protein MSDLPDGSHVRTAAPPVDLDLDTDADGEVALDDPDLYLNRELSELAFQRRVLNQVLDDRNPLLERVRFLAIVTKNLDEFFMKRVGGLKQQIDAGVTERTTDGRTPHEQWAAVHEAAAPMFARQSACYREVLRPALAEAGLEVADYDDLTDAQEAKMRSYFEESVLPTLTPLSFDPAHPFPFISNRSLSLAVLTRKRGETDPTFTRVKIPQNRPRLVEVDTDDEGRRFVLLEEVVRANLDLLLPNVDIVDTALFRLTRNAEVRRNEEVAEDLIEAIQEVLEQRRFASAVRMELEAGAPDAIRDLLMEQLDLAEREVYDLEGPIDYREFMDLTDHDRPELKLDDWSPLPHPRLPADGGLTESTDGHEVTVFDEIRRDDILLHHPYHSFTDTVQRFLDEAAHDPDVLAIKAAIYRTASDSKVIQSLIDAADNGKQVAVMVELKARFDEQNNLEWVRTLEEEGIHVAYGTVGLKTHTKTALVVREENDGVQLYSHVATGNYHSGTAKGYVDLGLLTADRDIGQDLVKVFNFFTGPSLDEEFRKLLISPVTMRARLTRMVRREADHARAGRRARIVVKANALEDPDLVEELYRASMAGVDIDLVVRDICRLRPGIEGLSETVDVYSIVDRFLEHSRIFYFENGGAPEYYIGSADWMTRNLDKRVEAVTPVTDPDVREQLRFVLELCLRDNRSAWTMNPDGTYDQRTPGEDEPTVCTQDVLMACTRAAHETGDDRGIVPEHPAIETTLLLEGSAPAPSDDRTPAEPPTEIDAGSDSAVASESETDPSETDPDDTLPAILEAHPNRWYVPDSQRYAFAVRTPTGDRAYRETADAAAALVERYWVDSGTDER, encoded by the coding sequence ATGTCTGACCTTCCCGACGGTTCACACGTCCGCACGGCCGCCCCACCAGTCGACCTCGACCTCGACACCGACGCCGACGGCGAGGTCGCGCTCGACGACCCCGACCTGTATCTGAACCGCGAGCTCTCCGAACTCGCCTTCCAGCGCCGGGTTCTGAATCAGGTGCTCGACGACCGGAACCCGCTCCTCGAGCGGGTCCGCTTTCTCGCCATCGTCACGAAGAACCTCGACGAGTTCTTCATGAAGCGCGTCGGGGGGCTGAAACAACAGATCGACGCCGGGGTGACCGAACGGACGACCGACGGTCGAACCCCCCACGAACAGTGGGCGGCCGTCCACGAGGCGGCCGCGCCCATGTTCGCGCGCCAGTCGGCGTGTTACCGGGAGGTCCTCAGACCGGCGCTGGCCGAGGCGGGTCTCGAGGTCGCTGACTACGACGACCTCACGGACGCCCAGGAGGCGAAGATGCGTTCGTACTTCGAAGAGAGCGTGTTGCCGACGCTGACCCCGCTGTCGTTCGACCCGGCGCACCCGTTCCCGTTCATCTCCAATCGCTCGCTCTCGCTCGCGGTACTCACCCGGAAGCGCGGCGAGACCGACCCGACGTTCACGCGGGTGAAGATTCCACAGAACCGACCGCGGCTGGTCGAGGTCGACACCGACGACGAGGGCCGACGGTTCGTCCTCCTCGAAGAGGTCGTCCGCGCCAACCTCGACCTGCTCCTCCCGAACGTCGACATCGTCGACACTGCGCTCTTTCGGCTCACGCGAAACGCCGAGGTCCGGCGGAACGAGGAGGTCGCCGAGGACCTCATCGAAGCGATTCAGGAGGTGCTCGAACAGCGGCGGTTCGCGTCCGCGGTCAGGATGGAACTCGAGGCGGGCGCACCCGACGCGATTCGCGACCTGCTCATGGAGCAACTCGACCTCGCCGAGCGGGAGGTGTACGACCTGGAGGGTCCCATCGACTACCGCGAGTTCATGGACCTCACCGACCACGACCGGCCCGAGTTGAAACTCGACGACTGGTCGCCGCTTCCCCACCCGCGCCTGCCGGCAGACGGCGGTCTCACGGAGTCGACAGACGGTCACGAGGTGACGGTGTTCGACGAGATTCGCCGCGACGACATCCTGCTGCACCACCCGTATCACTCCTTCACCGACACGGTCCAGCGCTTCCTCGACGAGGCCGCCCACGACCCGGACGTTCTCGCCATCAAGGCGGCAATCTACCGGACGGCGTCGGACTCGAAGGTGATACAATCGCTCATCGACGCCGCCGACAACGGCAAACAGGTGGCGGTGATGGTCGAACTCAAGGCGCGGTTCGACGAGCAGAACAACCTCGAGTGGGTTCGCACGCTGGAGGAGGAGGGCATCCACGTCGCCTACGGCACCGTGGGGCTGAAGACTCACACGAAGACCGCGCTCGTGGTGCGAGAGGAGAACGACGGCGTCCAGTTGTACTCGCACGTCGCCACCGGCAACTACCACTCGGGCACGGCGAAAGGCTACGTCGACCTCGGTCTCCTCACCGCGGACCGCGATATCGGGCAGGACCTGGTCAAGGTGTTCAACTTCTTCACCGGGCCGTCGCTCGACGAGGAGTTTCGGAAACTACTCATCTCGCCCGTCACCATGCGAGCGCGCCTGACAAGGATGGTCCGTCGTGAGGCCGACCACGCCCGCGCGGGCCGTCGGGCGCGCATCGTCGTCAAGGCCAACGCGCTGGAGGACCCCGACCTGGTCGAAGAACTGTACCGCGCGTCGATGGCCGGCGTCGATATCGACCTGGTCGTCCGCGACATCTGCCGACTCAGACCCGGCATCGAGGGGCTCAGCGAGACCGTCGACGTCTACAGCATCGTCGACCGCTTCCTGGAGCACTCGCGTATCTTCTACTTCGAGAACGGGGGAGCCCCCGAGTACTACATCGGCTCTGCCGACTGGATGACGCGCAACCTCGACAAGCGGGTCGAGGCTGTCACTCCCGTCACCGACCCGGACGTTCGCGAACAGCTCCGATTCGTCCTCGAACTCTGCCTCCGTGACAACCGCTCGGCGTGGACGATGAACCCGGACGGGACGTACGACCAGCGCACCCCGGGCGAGGACGAACCGACTGTCTGCACGCAAGACGTCCTGATGGCGTGTACCCGCGCGGCCCACGAGACCGGGGACGACCGCGGAATCGTCCCCGAACACCCCGCGATCGAGACGACACTGCTCCTCGAGGGGTCGGCGCCGGCCCCGTCGGACGACCGCACACCCGCAGAACCCCCCACGGAAATCGATGCCGGGTCAGATTCGGCTGTCGCTTCCGAGTCGGAGACTGACCCATCGGAGACCGACCCGGACGACACACTCCCGGCGATTCTCGAAGCGCACCCGAATCGGTGGTACGTCCCCGACAGCCAGCGCTACGCGTTCGCGGTACGGACGCCGACGGGGGACCGCGCCTACCGGGAGACGGCGGACGCGGCAGCAGCTCTCGTCGAGCGGTACTGGGTAGACAGCGGTACGGACGAGCGCTGA